CTGGGAAGGGGAGGTGCGGGAAGCGGGCATGGGGAagtcatgcttcattcccacgGAACAGAAAACGATTGTTGGCTTAATTCTTTATAGCTGACACGACCATAAACCAAGGGCTTAGTACGTGTGAGCTAGTGAGCTAAGCGCCTTATGTGGGTTACACTGTTTGAGTCCATACAATACACCTGTGAGGCAGGGTGGATTACCAGGGCCACttaacagatggagaaactaaggcTGAGAGAGGTTCCAGACCTCGtacaagatcacacagctactaCATGACGGGACTGGAATCCAGTCCATGAGACGCCACAGCCCATATAATTTCCACTATTCGAAGGTGTTCCCAACCTCTGTGCCAATGAAGTGATCGGTTATAAAGTGCGTCATTAATTTATTACTAATAACAAACTTTACAACATCttccctttggaaaaaaaatgagagcacaTCCTATAATAACATGCTCCTTATACCTCTACATTCCAGTACGTCTTcttgaggaggaaagaaagggtaCTAGAGGGAGAGCCTGCAGAGAACGGTCTCCCCGCACAACTCCAGGCGGACCCACAGGGGTGCGTCGCACACCAGCGCCCCGCCTGCTGATAGCAGAAGTCCCAATGCCTCCTGCCAGCCTCCGCCAGGGCAGGCTGTTAGCTCACCGGAGCCGAACCCTCCGCAACAGGTGAGGCGGGCACTCCTATGGACGCTCTTCTCAGACCGGGAAACCTCGGAGGGGTTAAGCCGAGCCCGAGGGCGGCCGCGGCCGCAAAGGCACAGCGGTTCCCCCTTATCCACAGCTTGGCTTGTGGGGCTGCAGGTGTTACCCACGCTGTCAGCCACAGCCGGAAACAGCTGATCCTCCTTCTGACCTTTCGTCGGAAGGTCAATAGCGGCCTGACGCTGCGTCACGTCACGTCACCACGTCGCAAGGCCGGCGTCAGGCCCCAACACCTCGCCGCTGGCCTCACCTCATCTCCTCACAAGGCATTTTATCAGCTCGCGGCATCGCCAGAAGGAAAAGGGTGAGTACAGGACAGGGAGATGTTTcgagagacagagatggggagagagccATAGGGAGAGGGGCGACAGTCTGGGGACCTTCAGTACAGTGTACTGGTACAATCGCTCGCGGTCACTACTCGTTACGGTTACTCTCCTACCGCGCCGGATGCACACgtgagagcccccccccccccccccccccccacggatgCACGCACAGGGAAGCGCTCAGCACAGCCGGGGTTCCGTGCTGCCGGGGGCTCAGGCAGCCAGCGGGGGTCCTGGGAGGTGTGCCCCGCAGCTCAGGGGGCGCGGCTCTACTCAGACCCACCTCTTGTGATCTCAAGGCCCACATTCTCGTCCTTATTTGACACCTAGAccctctttctgtttctgccaCTTTGTCTTTTCCTTAGCTGAGCGGGGCCACGGGAAAGAGTGAGGTAGGAAGCAGTGTTAGGACCAAACggcgctggggggtgggggtggggtggagaagcACCTTCTGGAACAAGGGCCTTCGGAGCTGGATGCCCACGTCCTGGTCACTCTCCatgtagaggaggttgaaggtCTCCTTGCAGCCCAGAGGCCCGGCTCCCCCGGGGAAACTCTTGCAGTCCCTCACGGTGAACTGCAGCTCCACATGGACCCGAGAAGCTTCCTCCCCCCGGTAAATCCAGTTGGAGCGCAGCCAATGGTCGGTGTCTCCGCCTGCTTGCACTGGGCAGTCCTGGTACATGTAGAGGGGCGTCCCATTCAGTATCTGCTGCACCTCACTCCACTGCGGGAGGAAAATCCGAGTCAGGCTCCAAGTCATCACCTGCTCCCCAAACTCTGGTTTTCTAGAGCTGTCGACGGGGAAGCTGGTGTCAGGGCTCCCGGGCTTCACGCTGCTTGTCTCTTCCCACCCTGCTGctctcttcccacccctgggCCCGAGGACAGTCAGTTAAATGTTTAGGGTCAGGAGTTCTTGGGATATAGGATGGGCAAGACAATACCCCCTTATCATCGGCAGCCAGCCCCGATGCCTTTGATGAGCCCACTCCCAACTGAAGTATGAGCGCCAATTTTTACCTGTCTCATCAGCAGAGTTCTCAAAGTGCCCCAAACGCAGACTTTTGTGGCAAAAATTTCATTCACAGAaattttctgcctattttttcaAGCAAGAGGATACCACATTTAATATCAGGGCCCCTAAACTTTTGGAGGGCAAGACCACGCACAGAACTCTTCTGTATAGGGGGAACTCACCCTCTCCAATATTCCTTCTAGTTATGGTCACTATCAAAATCAACAACGGACAGGGTTGGGTGGACTCCTAGACACCATGCAGTCTACCTCCCTTAAGTGCTTttaccttaaaataattttaaaacttatattaatAGCTAGCACTAACGGGCCAGTCACTGTTGTAAGCACTttccatgaggaaactgagtcacagcaaggttaaatgacttgccctaTGCCCTCAGTTGTtaagagacagagctggggcaTGCACCCATGCACTCGAGGCTCCGGAGTTTATGCTTTATTTTGTTCCCTGGCTATTTCTCtgtttatgtaattatatttgtAAACTTTGCCTGATATCCTGTTCTTATCTTTTGAGTACTCAGTTGgacaagcctttttttttttttttttacattattgatGTTACTCATTTGCTTGAAATatgtttcaaatgttttctttccctcatgCCACTTAATTTGCTAATGATGTCTCTGATGTTGGTACCTTTAAGAATTTCACATAATATCTATCTTCTCTCCCTCTATGAATTCTGGGTTGTGTATTTTGCTTGGGAAGCTCTCCCATCCCAAACTTATAAAGATCTTCTATATTTTCTCCcaatatttttgtagttttggtttttaggttttgatttgaatctccctagaatttatttttttgtgtataggGTGAAATGGAGATGCAACTTTACATCCTTCTTCCTTGttgtcttttttatctttttttaaattatggacaTCAACTGTCAATTTACTGTCCAGTCTATACTTTGCACATTGATTTGCAATTCCAATGTTATCACATACTAAAATCTCATGTATGtgggtttcctattctgttccattgacctggTATTCTTGTGCAATGCCACGTGTTTTAATCATAGTTGACCTATCATATGTTCTGATATCTGGTGGGGCAAGTACtctatttcattattctttttttttttttttttaaagattttatttatttattcaacagagagacagccagccagagagggagcacaggcagggggagtgggagaggaagaagcaggctcccagcagaggagcctgatttggggctcgatcccaggactctgggatcacgccctgagccaaaggcagacgcttaacgactgcgccacccaggtgcccctcattattctttttcaaaaaaaaattctcaatcattcttatgtattttttctgcCAGATGGACTTAAGAAAGGAGCTCTTAAATTCCATAAAATATCCCATTGATATTTCGGTTGCAACCCCCTTATGTTATAGAGGAGTCTGAGGCCCTTAGAATGTCTCCTTTTTCAAGGGCGTTCATTGTTACTCTCGGCTCTgggaaaaggcaagagaaagcaCCATTACCTAAGagttgggtggggtggggcaggggcagaaatCCAAGAGGAACgtatttttgctttatgttagGGAGTTCAAAGATTGGGCAAGGGTGTCCCGGCAATGAAGGCGTCCAGGGCCTATTAAGAGGAAGCTATGATGGGGAAGCCCAAGTGGAAGGCCTGGGGTGGAGGTCAGGTGGAAGGGTCGTAGGTGGTTAATGTGCAGCTCATTAGCTAGATTGCCATGGCTGTCCCTGCAGCC
The sequence above is a segment of the Ursus arctos isolate Adak ecotype North America unplaced genomic scaffold, UrsArc2.0 scaffold_3, whole genome shotgun sequence genome. Coding sequences within it:
- the LOC113265566 gene encoding uncharacterized protein LOC113265566, which produces MRAHPIITCSLYLYIPVRLLEEERKGTRGRACRERSPRTTPGGPTGVRRTPAPRLLIAEVPMPPASLRQGRLLAHRSRTLRNSLACGAAGVTHAVSHSRKQLILLLTFRRKVNSGLTLRHVTSPRRKAGVRPQHLAAGLTSSPHKAFYQLAASPEGKGSSNVIDTGEGRVLCCSRGSLNNQNARWPTTLREAPGGVGRGSKPSLQGTLDTYKKKMAYSFPAQTILIGINK